The following proteins are encoded in a genomic region of Corylus avellana chromosome ca4, CavTom2PMs-1.0:
- the LOC132179075 gene encoding early light-induced protein, chloroplastic-like, producing the protein MMTTSAAMQSCFATPVTRLATGSGVNQFLPSTYVPRLPRNATMRVRSMAEKDKQEQPTPKPKMSTNFSDLFAFSGPAPERINGRLAMVGFVSAMAVELYRGQDVFAQISNGGIPWFVGTTIVLSFASLIPLFKGVSVESKSDGFMTSDAEMWNGRFAMLGLVALAFTEYMKGGTLV; encoded by the exons ATGATGACTACTTCGGCTGCAATGCAATCCTGCTTCGCCACCCCTGTGACCCGTTTGGCCACTGGGTCTGGGGTGAACCAGTTTCTTCCCAGCACTTATGTGCCACGTTTGCCTAGGAATGCTACCATGCGTGTGCGGTCCATGGCAGAG AAAGACAAGCAAGAGCAACCAACACCTAAACCTAAG ATGAGCACGAACTTCTCTGACTTGTTTGCATTCAGTGGGCCCGCACCGGAGAGGATCAACGGCAGGCTAGCCATGGTTGGCTTCGTTTCTGCGATGGCGGTAGAGCTATACAGGGGCCAGGATGTGTTTGCTCAGATATCCAACGGCGGGATCCCATGGTTCGTAGGAACCACCATTGTGCTATCGTTTGCATCTCTGATTCCTTTGTTCAAAGGGGTGAGCGTGGAGTCCAAGTCAGACGGGTTTATGACTTCAGATGCTGAGATGTGGAATGGGAGGTTTGCCATGTTGGGTTTGGTTGCACTTGCCTTCACCGAGTATATGAAGGGTGGAACCCTTGTGTAG